The Isosphaeraceae bacterium EP7 genomic sequence AGTCTCCGAGAATGCTTGATCATTTAAAATGTTTTTTCGGCATTCCCGGGACCGGCCGACCGAGAATGGGTGATGCCTAGGGGTCGCAAAGAATTGCATTCTGATAGAAGGTGAGCATTAACACTTAAGAATGTCTGCAATGCTTTTTAAGCCATTCTATCAGAACGTTATAATCCCTGTACGACATCCTATGGTTGACTTTTCGTTGAAAGTCCAGCGCACCCGCAGTGAACCGGGTGGTTGCAACGACAATGCCTGCTGTAGCTCTTTCCTGCTCGACGATCCCGTAGAGACTTCGCACGATCTCGACACCGACGGGGTTATTCTCCGCGTAACGTTTGCACTCGACGAGGAAAAGAAATCTCCCATATGCGGTATTCATGTAGGCAAGGATATCTCTCCCTCCGTCATTGGTCGGTGGAGTGAGTGTTACATCCAGCCCATCTCGAGCAAGGAGTTCGCAGATCAATTCCTCGAATTCTCGGGGTGGTAGTTCACGCATAATAGATGGATTTTTCGATAACTTGTTGATGATTGGCTGCCATTGCTTTCCTGCAACAACGATGATCTTCTGGGATTCTTCGGGAGGTGATTCGGCTGATAGGATGTGCTGTTGGACATCTTCAGGCAAATATTCAAGTTCAAGTCCAGAATAGCCAAATAAAAATATCGATGGATCTTCAAATAAATTGGCTAATCTTCTATCATAGTGTTTAGATAAGTAATTTAAAATCCGGTTGACGACCTGGACTGTAGTTCCGTTGACTCCATAAACGATTCCGGCATTTCCGTCGGGCCCTGCGGCTTGACGAACGACCTCGACTTCCACGTCAGATATTTCAATGACTAGCTCAACGCCTGGCGATCCTGGCTTTAATTCTGCACCCCATTTCCAGAGAGTTGCGTCTCCAATTAATGTTTCGTTTGCGCCATCTTTCAGAAGCACCATACTGAATGAAGATCCAATTGAACGTTGACTCTTATTTCTATAAACATAAAGTTTACTCATATTATACTCGTCCCTTTAGGATTACCTTGCAGTCCTCGGCTTTTTGCGCCAGGACGAATCTGGGATTCGAGACATGGTCGAGAAGAGTTGCGACTTCTTTCGCACGAGGAGCGAGCCTTCCAGGGGAGGCCATGACGAATTCTCTTAAACCAGCCAGGTTAGTAACGATATAGCGCTGTGAGTTTTCCTTCTTCATCGTCCACTCATCCAAAATTTTGAGTATACCCAAATTTCTTTGGTTTTAAATGGACGCTTTCTTCGGCCTTGGGCGTACGGCCTCCGATCCTGATACTTTCCGGCGATGAGGCCGACTGGAACATCGACCGAACTCGAAGCCCACCGACAATTCACCGGTAGAAGCCGAAGGGGCGGAGGTCCGCACTTTCCGCACCATGCACGGGGCGGTCTGCGTGCTCATTCTGGAGGTGGTTGCCACGCCCGTCGCGGACGGCCCCGACCTTCGATCCTCGGCCCGGGTGATGTGCGATCGGGACGGGGTGCTGACCCTGGAAACATGAGGCATGAGCTTTGGCGCCAACGCGAAACGCCCGCCACCGCGTGATGCGAAGGCGGGCGTCTTCGTTGGGTCAGGCTTCGTGGCGAGTTGTTCGGCTGAGCCCGGTTGCATTCGTCGCCCAGGCCAGTGAGGATCTTGGCCTGGCCCCAAGGTGTGGGGCAGTCAGCCCGACTCTCCGCCGGACCAACGACGTGACCAACGAGACCCTTTTTGCGGCCGGCATCAACATCGGGCCGATCTACGTCTGGCTGGCCGGAATCATCGCGGCCGTCGCCCTGCTGGTCGTCTTCGTGGTGATCGTCCTGAAGTCGAATACGCCACCGGAATAGAACAAGGCCCGACACGGCAATCACGCCGGGCGGGCCTTGGTGCCGGAGGTGTCGGATCAGGTGCGCGGGAGTTCGGCCGACTTGCAGGCGAGGCACTCATTCCAGGCGACGATCTCGCCGGAGCGGGTGCACCGGCGGCCGGAACATCCGCACTGGTAGTCGCGGGTGAATTCCCGGCAGGCCAGGGCCAGCTTCGTCGCGGGCGGAAGAAACTTGGGCGGCGCCGAGTCAGGCTGGGGCGGGCTCTCTCCGCGCGAGATGTCTGGCGGGCGGGCGTCGGCGACGATTCCTGGCCGGGTCGCAGGGGATGCCGCGGGGGTCGGCCATTCCCCACGCTCCTTGGCGGCCGTGATCAATTCGGCGTTCCTCGACACCTCGGCCAACGCTTCCAAGGGGATCAGGGCGATCGCGGCGATGACCTCTTCGTTCGTCATAGAGTGACGCTCCCCGAGACGTTGGCGTCGGCCCCCGCGAGGTTCAGCGTGGCTCCGCAGCCGTCGGCCGCCGAACTCTGCACCATCGCCACGCTGACCCCCGCCGTCGGCGTGCTCGAGCACGTCGCGTAGCCCGGATTGAGGCCGTTCCACCGGAGTTCCGACACGGTGCCGCCCAAGCCGTCGATGCAGTTCCCGCTGCCGACGATGCCCCGGATGAACGCATACCGATACTTCTGGCCGCCGATCAGGGTGCAGGTGCTGAGGAAGGTGCCGTCGGTGCCGGGGACGTAGGCGCAGGTGTAAGTCCCGGGATTGGCGACGGGGTTGGTGCCGCCGCCCACGTTGCCGATGGTGATCGTCACCGATGCGGGCATCGGAGTTACGCACTGCGAAGATGCCCACATGCCGGACGGATAGGGTAAATTCCTGAAGATGATGTGACTTCCGGCGTCCGTCGCACAGCCGATCGTGACATCGGGCCAGCTTGTTGTCGTGTAATTTGCTGCCGACGCGGTAATCGTCCACAGCCCCATGTGGAGGGCGGTGAATGGCAGCGAGGGCGTCTCGTATTGTCCGTCCATGCCAGACGGATCGATCGACGTGATGCCCGTCGTGAAGCTATAGCCGCCCGTGCTGGTAAAGGTTACCGATGCCCCGGGGATGTAGCAGTTGTCGGCACCGTCCATGATCAGGACAATTTTAAACGTATCGGCGCGAGTCCAGGTGACGGTGGCCGTGCCCGTCTCGTCGCACGTGGACAGCGTGACCGTCGAAGGGGAGACGGATGCCGTATAGCCCGTCCCGCCGACCGCGGTGATCGTGTAGACGCCCATCGGGAGGCCGATGAGTGTATAGGGGCTCGCCGTCGAGGTGCCGACCGTGACCCCAAGCGAGTCCTTGACGGTGATGGTGACCCCGACCGATCCGGAGAGCGACGCGAGGCTGCAAGCATCGACGACGGAGACGACGATCTCGCCAAGGCATGGCGGGCTCCCCCCGCCCTTCCGGATATCCTGGAAGTACATCTCCCCCGTGGGGGCGGGGAAAAGGGCCGTCTTCTTCCCTGACAGTCCCGCCACGCCGTTGATCTCGTAGGCGTCAGACGTCCCCGACCGCGAGCCCCCGACCTCCGACCACGAATAGGGCGAGGACGCACCCGTGATCGTGGCGAGGATCGGCAGCGTGGGGTTGGATGTCATCGCCAGCCCGGACCTCGCCCGGTGGCCCTGGACGTTGCCGGCCATGCCCGGCTTAAGGAAGCGGCGGGCGCCCTCGCCGATGGTGTTCAATTCGGACGCGGCGGGCTGGCTGTCGCCCTCGCGGAATCGCCGGATGTCGAGGTTTGCCATCAGGAGCAGACTCCATGACCGGACCGCATCTCGCCGCCGAATCCGGAGAGAAACGGGGCGATCTTCAGGTCGTCGTTGAGCATCACCACCGAGTTCGAGCCGATCATTGGAGCTATCGCCGCCCGTGGCCGTCGTGGGGCTTGTTCTTCCGCCGCCGCGACCGCCAAGACTCGACCTTCGCCCGCATCGCAGAGGGCCATTCCGTGGCCATCAGCATCGAGATGAGCATCCAGGCGACCGCCCACCCGGTAGTCAACATCCCGGCCCAGAGGAGCGGTGAGGCATCGTCGTCATCGGAGTTCATGGTCGCCTTCGGGCTGGGGATGGGCGGGCAGTCCGGGCCGCCGACGTGTTGAAGGCACCGGCCCCTCGATGCGGGGGATCCTGGACTCCGTCTCATTCGGTTAGGATGCAGACGATCGAGGAGGATGGGTCGCCGTTGACGCACGACGCCTTGGTCACGGTCCCGGTCTCGTAATAGAAGGGGGTGCAGGTGTTGGCGCCGAAGCCGGAGCCCGCCCAGCGATAGAGTTCCTCGTAGCCGAGGAATGAAATCCAGCGGTAGAGGACCCAGCTGTACGTCGTGACGCCGCCCACCGTCGCGGAGACGCAGACCAGGAAGTAGGTGTAGCCGCTGGGAGCCATGACCCACAGGGCCATGCCGCTCGTCACGCCGAAGGACGGCAGCCCGACGGGAGCGGGCGACCAAGTGAACGTCAGGTTGCTATAGACCGCGCCGGCCCCGCCGACGCAGCCGCTCGGCGACGGGTTCGTGCCGTAGGACGAGATCGTCAGGTGGACCGTCGTCGGGGCCGACGAGCCGCAGCCGCATGGCGGAGGGACGGGCCCCGATGGTTCTCGCCTCTGATAGGCGATCCAGAGCCCCTGGGTCAGCCGGGCGACCAGCAGCGACCCCGGCGGCGGCACCTGCCCCCCTTGGACGAGCACGGGGACCGTCTGTGTGGCGTCCTCAATGATTGTGGGGACCGCGCCCTCGGACTCGGAGGCCATCGCCGAGACGGGGTGGGTCAGGAACATCCTCGGCACGGTCGTCGGGTAGTTCCCGCCGTCATACGTCTTGCCGAGGTAGGCCGGGCAACCCTCGATGGGCCGGGCCATCGGAGTGGCCGGGGCGTCCATGCGGCGGCGGAGGATGGCGAGTTCGTCTTCGAGCGTCATGAAAATACCCATAAGCCTTGGACGAGCGTCACCACGTAGTTCGATCCGACATCCGGGGCCGTCGCGCCCGTGTGCAGGGCGTAGAACGTCCCGGAGATCGGCGTGTAGGTCGGGCTGCTGTTCTCGGCCTCGACGCACTCCGCCGAGACTTGCTGGACGCCGTACATGACGCCGGCCGTCGTCGGGTAGCTCGACACGGCCAGCGTCGTTACCACGCAGCACGCGGCCCCCTCGGACCACCGCGTCGTGGTCGCCGCGTGCTCGTCCATGCGTCGCCTGAGGATCGCGATCTCGTCGCTGAGCATCATCGAGTCCTCCCCTTCTTCTGCTCGGCCCGGCGGTCGCTGATCTGGATCGTGGTGGACTGCTGGCCGTCGAAGTTCCAACTGACCCCGACCACCGTGGGATACTGCGGCGGCTTGCCCTGCTCGGAGCCGACGTTGACCCGAAGCGAGATGCCCCGTCCGGTGATCGCCTTGATCAGGCGGGTAGGTTCAAGGTGTTGGTCCGGTTGCCGCCGCTGAGGGCGGCGGTGATCCGGGCCGTCCCGGGAGTGCCGGCCGCCGCGAACGAGACATTCGACGTCCCGGCCCCGGCCGTGTTCCCCGCCGCATAGGCGAGGATCGGCGACATCGCCTGACGCATGTTGATTCCCGACTCGACCACGATCGAATCCAAGCCGTCGGAAGCGAGCTTGAATCCGTTCTTGCCCGTCAGGGTCGTCACCGTGCCGATTGTCCACGTCGCGGCATCGGCCTTCATCTCGGCAAGCGTCGGGCCGGAGCCGCCGCCGCCTGTGGTGGGCAGGTTGGTCGTCTGGCCCGTGTTGTTGAACGCCTGCGTGGCGGCAAGCGTCATCCCGCCTGACGTGGGCAGGTTGGTGATCTTGGCGAGGATCGCCGTGCTGAGCTTGGAGTCGGCCGAGTTGGCGGATGCGGCTGCGGCCGTCGACGTGGCGACGGCCGAGGCGACCGACGCATCGAGGTTTTCGAGAGCGGCCCCGCGTGGTGCGGTGTAGCCCTGGGCCGTCATCGAGGCCGTCATATCGACGCCGATCGCCGTGTGCTCGGACGAGGCGAGGACCATGTTGGTCTTGTTCGTCAGGTTGCCGATCGTCCAACTGGGGATCGCGGCCGCGATCTCCGAGAGCGTCGGCGCTCCGCCCGTCCCCGTGACGTTGACGGTCGTCACGTTGTAGTAGGGCAGGTCGAGCTTCCGCTGGATCGCCATCCCGTAATTGATCGCGACGCCCAGCGGGACCGTCTGCGACGACTCGTTAGGCCGACCCTGGCTCGTCGCGTAGTAGGCCGCCGCCGGGGAGCCCAGGGAGACGATCGTCGAGCCGTTGTCGAGCGCGTTGACCGCGTCAATCATCGCCGTGGCGATGGCTGTGACGGACGCGGACTGCGCCGCCCGGGGAGCACTGACGCTGAGGTAGACGGTCGCGACGCCGGAGGCGATCATGTCATTCGCGATCTTCGCCATGCCGGTCGAGAGACCAACGGCGGTCGTCTCGCTCACTCCCGCCTCGACGATCGGCGTGAAATTCTGCGCCAGGCAAGTCGACAGGAAATTGCCGTAGTTCGAGCCAACCTGGAGATAGGCGCCGGCCGTCTGGCCCGAGAGGGTCGCGGTGATCGTCTTCGTGCCCCAGAACGTCGGAACATCGGCCCCGGAGCACGTGAGCGAAGCTTGGGCCGCGAGGGTCGGGGTCGATCCGGCGCCGGCGAATGTGATCGACTTCCCGGCCGCCGTCGCCGCGTTCGTGAGCGCCAGAGCGATCGCCGACGGGGCCGCGTTATAGGCGATCGTCGCCGTGGTGGTCAGCCCGGCGATCCCCCATGAGCTGAGGTTCAGCGTGTAGGTTCCGGCCGCGTTCGTCACGGCCCCGTGGTAGCCGACGAAGAACGTCCCGGGGGTCTGCGAGTTGACCGCCGTGCCGGTCAGGCTCCCGGACGCGAGGACCATCTGATTCGCGGCCACCCTGGATCGCGCGGCGTCGAAATAGGCGGCGATCCCGCTCCACAGGTTCGCGATCGTCAGGAAGTTCCCTCCCCAGAGGCAGAACCGGGCCGAGGCCCGTCGCGTCCGGCCCAACGCCTCGAGGGACTTCACCTTCTGCGGCGTCGTCGGCGTTGAATCGACATATTCGACGATATAACTGTACGACGTGTCGGCGCCGACGCCGGAGTCGACGAACGTCGCCGGGGCGGACGCCGAGTTGGTGAAGGATGTCGCGAAGATCGGCGTCAGGGAGGTCGTCGAGGAGCCGGGGACCGGGTATCGGTAGAGGTTCGCCGTCACCGGCCAGATTCCGGCCTTGGGACGGGTCAGGGACATCGTCACGCTGGACCCGTTCGAGCCGGCGAACGACAGCGCCCCGGGCTCCATCGTCCCGGAGGAAGAGGTGTACGCCGTTGCGCGGGCGAGAGCCCACGGGTCCTGGTAGAAATTCTGGAAATTGGTGTTCGCCGTGCTGTCCCACGACTGATTATCGACGATCGCGCAGTAGTTCACGCCGGCGAATGTCATGCCCGACGATGAGTCGATCGCCTGGGCGACGTTGATGTCATTGTTGACCGACCCGAAGGAGATCGCGCCCGCCCCGGTGTACGAGAATTGGGCGTTGGCCGCCTGGGCGCCATAGTCGTAGATATTCAGGATGCGGGCGTTCCCGGCGGCAATGGCCGTGATCGCGACGGCGTACTTCACCCCCGGGAGGAGGATTCGCGGGACTCCGCCGGGGAGGAGGATCCGCACGGTCCCTCCCGTCGTCTTCTCGGCGATCTGGACGGCGCCGTTCTCATTTACGGTCGCGCCGATCGAGATGCCGCTGATCCCCGCGTCGGTGCCGAATAGGTCGATGGACCGCCCGGCCGGATGCATCCGGTCGCCGGCCGGGATCTCGTGCATGAACACGCACGCGATCGTCATGTTCGCCGGCACC encodes the following:
- a CDS encoding restriction endonuclease, which produces MSKLYVYRNKSQRSIGSSFSMVLLKDGANETLIGDATLWKWGAELKPGSPGVELVIEISDVEVEVVRQAAGPDGNAGIVYGVNGTTVQVVNRILNYLSKHYDRRLANLFEDPSIFLFGYSGLELEYLPEDVQQHILSAESPPEESQKIIVVAGKQWQPIINKLSKNPSIMRELPPREFEELICELLARDGLDVTLTPPTNDGGRDILAYMNTAYGRFLFLVECKRYAENNPVGVEIVRSLYGIVEQERATAGIVVATTRFTAGALDFQRKVNHRMSYRDYNVLIEWLKKHCRHS